ACAGCCCAACGATACCCATTTTGGCGGCAGCGTAGTTGGCCTGACCGAAGTTGCCAATCAAACCGGAGGTGGACGTCATGTTGACGAAAGTACCGCTGCCCTGTTCTCGGAAAATCGGCGCTGCAGCACGGCTTACGTTGAAGGTTCCCTTCAGGTGTACCGCAAGCACTGCGTCAAAATCTTCCTCGGTCATCTTGTGGAAAATCACGTCGCGCAGGTTGCCGGCATTGTTGATTACACCGTCAAGACGACCAAAGGTATCGATGGCCGACTGTACAATCTTCTGACCACCTTCCCAGGACGTCACGCTGTCAAAGTTGGCAACGGCATCGCCGCCTGCAGCCTTGATTTCGTTTACCACTTCCTGGGCCGGGGTGGCATCGTTACCAGAACCATCAGCGTTACCACCGATGTCGTTAACCACCACTCTGGCACCTTTTTCTGCCAGCATCAGTGCAGTCGCACGGCCAATACCACGGCCGGCTCCGGTAACCACGATGACTTTGCCTTCCAGAAGTTTTTTATCGCTCATGACACCCTCCTACAGGTCTCTTATTGTCTGATTATTGATTTATTGGTGCAGTGAAACACTGCGGGGAAATCGAATCTGGTACGTCCACCATTCAGGCGTTACTCACCAGGTTTCTTGCAATAACTTTAAGCGCGAGGGTTTCTTCGGCACCCTCAAAAATAGACAGCACCCGGGCATCGACGAAATAGCGGCTCACCGCGGTTTCTTCGGCATACCCCATGCCTCCATGAATCTGCATCGCTTCGCGGGTAACCCACTCGGCAGCACGACAGCTGAACAACTTGACCAGGCTCGCTTCCATCTGCCCGGCTCCATCGTCCATCATGCGCGCAACCGCATAGCTGAACTGGCGGGATGCCGTCAGGGTTGCCATGATCCTCCCGAGTTTTACCCGGGTAAGCTGATAGTCACCCACAGGGCTACCAAACACCTTGCGCTCACGGGAGTAACTCAAGGCCTTCTCGAAGGCTGCCTGCATAACTCCGGTAGCCCGCGCTGCGGTCTGGATACGGCCACCTGAGAAGCCGGCCATGGTGAAATAGAAGCCTTTACCACGGCCATTTTCCTCACCAATCAGTCGGTCAGCAGGTACGAAGTAATCCTCGAAAAAAACATCATAGGAATGCATACCGCGATAACCCAGGGTGGCAATCGCCTTGCCCTGAATCACCCCGCCTCCGGGCTGCCGGTGAGAAAATTCATGACCGGAAGCAGGCGGCTTTTCTACCAGGAAGAGACTCAGCCCTTTGTGCCCCAGCGCAGAATCGGACTCGGTACGGGCCATGGTCAGCAGCAGGCTGGCCTTGCCGGCAAAGGTACACCAGGTTTTGCTGCCATTGAGCACCCAGCCTCCGTCCACTGGCGTGGCCCGGAGCCCAAGAGATGCAACATCAGAGCCGTAGTTCGGCTCGGTAATAGCAATGGCGCACAACTTTTCGCCTGATGCGATTTGCGGCAACCAGGTTTCCTGCTGAGCTGGTGTGCCCCCCTGCAACAACGCCTTGGCAGCGATTTCCGGACGGGTAATCAGGGAACCCGCAGCACCCAGAGAAGCTTTTGAAAGCTCTTCTGTAACCACAATCATGCCAAGACTGTCGTCATGGTCGTCTGGCTGCAGCCCCCCGAAACGCTCCGGGATGCTGATACCAAAACAACCGAGTTCTGCGGCCTGGCTGAGAATGTCATCAGGAATATCGAGGTCCTTGCGGTGGATTTCCTCCGCCAGTGGTGCAACCACATCAGCACCAAAGCGTGCAAACATGTCACGGACCATTTCCTTGTCTTCGCTCAACAGGCTCGGCAGGCGACTGCTGCCACGCTCGGTAACAGCTGTACCAATACCGGCGAGAAACTCAGCACTGCCGTAGCGGGCACTCATGTTGCGGATGGCAGTTGCTCCGTAGAGTGCAGACACTTCCACAACATCCAGGCCCAGATCCGCTGCCCGGGTAACCAGGCGCTGGAGAACCGAACCAACCGCTTCAGCGGTGAACGCAAGAGCAGTATCTGTTGCAACGTGATCGACATCTCCAAGCTTGCGTGCGTATGAGCACAGCTCGCGGGCGGCGCCCAGTTCAGCGGTACAGAAGGCAAGCTCGTAACAGCCCAGTTGATGATCGTCCAACAGCTTCCCATCCAGCTTGCCATTCACCGTGCAGGCCACCCTGAGATTCTTCAGTGCCCGACGGACAAACGGCTCAACCGTGTTGACGCTACTGTCTGCAAGTTCAAGAGCTGCTGTCTGTTCACCGAGACTCATGCTAAACCTTCCTGACTCTTTGAATTCTGTGAAAATGACCGGGCAGACCCTTCAGTGCTCTGCCCCGGATAAACAGCTCTACTCGTACCGGCCGATAATCGAGATACTGCAGATATTCTGGTGCGGGAAGCCTCCCAGATTGTGATTCAGAGCCAGTCGCGGATTCTTCAGCTGGCGTTCACCTGCCCGACCATGAAATTGCAGGTAATTTTCATAGATCATCCGCATGCCCGAGGCACCAATCGGGTGACCAAAACACTTGAGGCCGCCATCAATCTGGCAGGGAATCCGGCCGTCCGCATCAAAGTCACCGTTAAGCACATCCCAAACAGCCTGACCGTCATCGGAGAGCTGGAGGTCTTCCATGGTGACCAGTTCGGTAATCGAGAAGCAGTCGTGCACCTCTGTCATGTCGATCTCTTCACGTGGCTTGCTGATACCAGCCTCGTTGTATGCATTTTGGGCAGCGACCCGGGTTGTTTGCAGATATGAACCGTCCCACTTGCTGAAGCCAGCCTCTTCACCGTTGGAAGCCGCCAACTGCAGGGCTTTGACGGAAACCAGGTCTGCCTTGCCCAGGGCCCGGGCAATTTCCGGCGTGCAGACGATGGCGCAGGCAGCACCATCACTTACACCACAGCAGTCATACAGACCAATGGGCTCCGCGATATAGGGTGCATTGATAGCCTGCTCTTCAGTGATTTCACGCTGCAGGTGGGCCTTGGGATTCTTTGCGCCATTGGCGTGACTCTTCACGGAGATATGAGCCATGGCCCGCTTGAGGTCAGCTTTTTCAATGCCATACTTCGCGCGGTAACCACTGGCAAGCTGGGCGAAGGCGCCTGGCGCAGAGAGGTTCGGCCAGTACATATCGTTTTCAACACCGCGAGTACGCTGGGGCAAGCCTCCGTAGCCAACGTCCTTCAGCTTTTCCACACCCAGAGCCAGGGCGATATCACAGGCACCGGATGCTACGGCATAGACTGCACCGCGGAATGCCTCAGTTCCGGTCGCACACATGTTCTCGACCTTGGTCACCGGAATATTCGGCAAACGCAGTGCTATGGACAAAGGCATTGCACTGGAACCAACATTGGACGCATCAATACCGGCACCAAACCATGCCATCTGAATCTGGCCCTTTTCGATACCCGCATCAGCCAGCCCTTCTTCAAATGCCTCAGACATCAGATCAGCCGGGCTCATATCCCAACGCTCACCAAATTTGCTGCACCCCATTCCGAGGATCACTACCTTATCTTTGATTCCACTAGCCATTTTTATTCACCTGTATTCGCTGCGTGTGTTATTGCTGGACCGGGGTAGCCTTCCAGAAGTATTTCCGGAATCCCCGCTGGTTATCGAACTGCCGGATACGGAAGTGCAAGGAAACCTCAACCCCTGTATCCATGCCACCAGGCTCCACCTCGGTGAAGTCCATCATCAGTCGACCGCCGCCTTCAAACTCCACCAGGCCGAAGTAGGCAGGCGGATTCCAGTCAAACGTCAGGCGGTCAGCCGTCCAGGTCATCACACGCCCTTTAGCCTTTGCCATCGGGTGATCATCCTGGCTGTCCAGGGCGCCACATTCAGGGTTAACACAGTATTTTTCCTTGGGAATCTGAACCGTGCCGCAGCTGCGGCATTTACCACCGATGAATCCGGTCAGCAGGTCCTTGCGGCGATACATGGCCGCCAGATAGCTTTGCTTGTCCAGCTCTCCGCGCTTACCAACCTCACGATCCACCAGATTGTTGAAACTGAGGAACTTGTTGTAGTTGGTATCTTCACGACGGCGGGCCAGAGCGCCACCAAAACCAGTTTTCGGACGCTTGCCTGCGATAGCATCAGTTGCCCGCAACAGCACCGCGTCGGTGCCCTGACCAAACCCGGTCAGCAGAATCAGATCACCGGCTTTGGCTTTCTCCAGCACGCTGGTAAGCAGCAGAACAGGGTGAGCCACGCCGGTCACACCTATGCCACCAATGTGGTTATCTGCAACAGCATCTGCAGCAATTCCTATAGCCTTGGCAACCGCAGCCGGGGTACGGGCCTGATCAGAAGCCAGTACAAAATGAGCAATCTCGGAAGCCTTCACACCGGTTTTTTCCAGCAGGCGTGATACCGCCAGTGGCACACTTTTCATATAACCTTCGTCACGGATCCAGCGCTCTTCCCACTCGTAGTCGATGGTGGAATCTTCACCCCTGTAGTGGTCTACAAAATCGGTCACGTAGGTTTCACTGCCCAGGTACTCGGCAATCACATCTTCATTTCCAACTGCGATAGCTGCAGCGCCATCACCCCACAGCATCTCGGCACGGGAGCCACACTTGCTGCGACGGTGCTCGGAGGCAAGCAACAGAGCGTTGCCCCTGGCAGAAGCGCCAGCTTCCAGCATGGAGATCAGCGCAGAGGTTGCAGCACGCTGGGAAGCGGCAACATCCATAGTGCGCAGACTGCTCCCCAGATTCAGCGCCTGGCTTGCGACAACGGAGTTCTGGCGGTCAAGGAATGGCAGAGTGGTCGATGCCAGATACAGGGAATTGACATCGGCCGTTCCCAGAGCTGACAAACAGTCCTGACCGGCCTCAACAGCCATGGTGATAGTGTCTTCGTCCCAGTTGCAGACACTACGTTCACCCTTGGCCAGGCCGCGCAGACTGGCATCAAACCAGTCATTGGCATCAGCAATGGCAGACTTCAACAGGCGGGTCCGGGGAATGTAGGCACCGTAGGCGGTAATACCAGACATGTGATTTCCTTCCTTTCTTGTTATGCAATTCCGGCAACTCATATTGATAGCCGGAATTGCCAGATTAATAGCCGGATTAGAGAGAGCGGGCGATAACCAGCTTCATGACTTCGGAGGCTCCGCCATAAATACGGCGAACGCGGGCGTCGACAAACATGCGGGCAATCGGGTACTCACTCATGTAGCCGTAGCCGCCGAATAACTGCAGACACTTATCGACCATCACACCTTCGTTCTCGGTGGTCCACAGTTTGGCCATAGCACCTTCTTCCGGCGTCAGGGTGCCTTCCGCACATTTTTTGATGCACTGATCGAGAAAGGCCCAGCCAACTTCCAGATTGGTCTTGATATCAGCCAGAGTGAACTGGGTATTCTGAAAATCTGCCAGTGCCTGCCCAAACATCTTGCGCTCTTTAACATAGGCATTAGTGACATCAAAAGCGCGCTGGGCTTCAGCCTGGGCACGGCAGGCTATGGTGATTCGCTCGCGGGGCAACTCACGCATCATCATGGTAAAGCCCTCACCTTCCCGGCCCACCAGGTTGGAGACAGGGACACGAACATCCTGAAAAAACATTTCAGAGGTATCTGCGGCTTTCTGGCCAATTTTGTCCAGATTGCGGCCGCGCTCAAAGCCCGGGCGATCGGCTTCTACGATGATCATGCTGATGCCACGGGCACCCTTACCAGGCTCAGTGACACATGCCAGCAGAACAAAATCTGAGTTTTGCCCGTTGGTGATATAGGTTTTCTGGCCATTGATGACGTACTCATCACCGTCACGGACAGCCGAGGTACGGATCGCCTTGAGATCACTGCCGGCTCCGGGTTCGGTCATACCGATTGAGGCGATCACCTCACCTGAAACCATCCCCGGCAGCCACCGGCGCTTCTGGTCTTCAGTACCTGCATTCATCAGGTAGTAAGCGACAATATCTGCACTCACCGAAAAACCGACACTGGCTCCACCTATGGCGTATCCAGTTTCCTCTGACAGCGCCATGTTGTAGAGGAAGTCGGCTCCAGGTCCACCGTATTCTTCAGGCACGCCACAGCACAGAAAACCGTTCTCACCCGCCTTGCGCCAGAATGCTTTGGGTACGATGCCGTCCTTTTCCCACTGCTCGATATTAGGTTCAAGCTCTTCGCGGAAAAACCGGCGGGCGTTCGCTCGGAACAGCTCGTGATCGCTGCTATAGATAGAACGGTTTTGCATAAAATTTCCCTCTTTAATACGTTTGATCAGGTGTGATTCCGAACTTAAGTCACCCAAAGCAGGATGCAGCGGAGCCCGCAATGCGCGGGGAAACCGGATATGAACAACCGTATCAGCAAGGAAAAACTACAGCAATTATATACTTTTTATATCTGCCATCTTATTTGAGCATAGCTTGAGAGCGCAATTATCCTTATGCCTTTCTGATAAAAGTGATATAGAGTAAGAAAAATGAATACTTTAATGTTATAGAAGAGACCCCCTCATGGCCTTCAACCTCAATATCGACCTGCGCCAGCTCAACACCTTTCTCACCGTTGCCGATACTGGCAGTTTCAGTCGCGCCTCCGAAAAACTGTTCGTGGCGCAACCAGCACTGAGCCGCCAGATCCGCATGCTGGAGGAAGCCCTGAATGTAGACGTTTTTGTCCGCCACGGGCGCGGCGTAGTACTCACAGCCGCCGGTGAACTGCTCTACGAAAGAGCCAGGACACTGCTGCAGAGTCTGGAACGAACCCAGGCGGACGTCACCGCCGTCGCAGGCGAGGTTACTGGCCAGGTTGTGTTGGGCTTGCTACCAACGGTAACCCACAGCTTTTCAGGCACCATCGTTGAGCAATACCGCAAACAATTCCCTCAGGTCCATCTTGCAGTCCGGTCCGCCATGAGCGGCACCCTGCAACAGATGGTCATGCAACACCGGGCTAACATTGCCATCACCTATCACCACAGCAACCACAAAAACCTGCGATACCGGCCGCTGATAGAGGAACGGCTTTATCTGATTTCGCCAACCAACACCAAGGTGTCTAACCGCTCCGAGATCACACTTGAAGAAGTGCTGGACCTGCCATTGGTCATGCCGGAAGAAAAACACGGTCTGCGGGTGGCCATGGAAAAACAGGCGGCAGACCGGAAAAAAAGCCTCAACCTTGCCCTGGAAGTCAGCGCATGGCCTATGCTGACCGACATGGTGCGTCGCGGCCTGGGCTACACCATCCTTTCATCAGCCGCCGTTCATGACATGACTCAGCGCAACGAAGTCGTCGCCGTCCCCATTGTGTCCCCGGAAATCAAACGCACCCTGTCCCTTGTCACACCCACTGACCTGCCCTCCTCTGTGGCCACAACAAAGCTGGCGGAAATCATCATGCAGCAGGTGGCCGAACAGGTAAAAGCGGGCACCTGGAAAGGCGAGCTTCTTTTTAATCCCAAAGACATAAAACAGTCGGCCAGCGAAACCGGTAAAGCCGGGAACACCAGTGACGTGCAGGAAATTCTCGAGTAATTCGCACCAGCCTGGGCGGAAGGCAAACTCATGGTATACCGTGGACGCATAGGACTTATCGAATATAGATAATTGTTGGAGGCATTATCCGCTGCTAGCGTGTTTCCTGCCGTGCAACGGCGAGCGACACCGCAGGCACCAGGGCAGAAAT
This sequence is a window from Marinobacter sp. ANT_B65. Protein-coding genes within it:
- a CDS encoding 3-oxoacyl-[acyl-carrier-protein] synthase III C-terminal domain-containing protein, which produces MSGITAYGAYIPRTRLLKSAIADANDWFDASLRGLAKGERSVCNWDEDTITMAVEAGQDCLSALGTADVNSLYLASTTLPFLDRQNSVVASQALNLGSSLRTMDVAASQRAATSALISMLEAGASARGNALLLASEHRRSKCGSRAEMLWGDGAAAIAVGNEDVIAEYLGSETYVTDFVDHYRGEDSTIDYEWEERWIRDEGYMKSVPLAVSRLLEKTGVKASEIAHFVLASDQARTPAAVAKAIGIAADAVADNHIGGIGVTGVAHPVLLLTSVLEKAKAGDLILLTGFGQGTDAVLLRATDAIAGKRPKTGFGGALARRREDTNYNKFLSFNNLVDREVGKRGELDKQSYLAAMYRRKDLLTGFIGGKCRSCGTVQIPKEKYCVNPECGALDSQDDHPMAKAKGRVMTWTADRLTFDWNPPAYFGLVEFEGGGRLMMDFTEVEPGGMDTGVEVSLHFRIRQFDNQRGFRKYFWKATPVQQ
- a CDS encoding acetyl-CoA acetyltransferase codes for the protein MASGIKDKVVILGMGCSKFGERWDMSPADLMSEAFEEGLADAGIEKGQIQMAWFGAGIDASNVGSSAMPLSIALRLPNIPVTKVENMCATGTEAFRGAVYAVASGACDIALALGVEKLKDVGYGGLPQRTRGVENDMYWPNLSAPGAFAQLASGYRAKYGIEKADLKRAMAHISVKSHANGAKNPKAHLQREITEEQAINAPYIAEPIGLYDCCGVSDGAACAIVCTPEIARALGKADLVSVKALQLAASNGEEAGFSKWDGSYLQTTRVAAQNAYNEAGISKPREEIDMTEVHDCFSITELVTMEDLQLSDDGQAVWDVLNGDFDADGRIPCQIDGGLKCFGHPIGASGMRMIYENYLQFHGRAGERQLKNPRLALNHNLGGFPHQNICSISIIGRYE
- a CDS encoding acyl-CoA dehydrogenase family protein, which codes for MQNRSIYSSDHELFRANARRFFREELEPNIEQWEKDGIVPKAFWRKAGENGFLCCGVPEEYGGPGADFLYNMALSEETGYAIGGASVGFSVSADIVAYYLMNAGTEDQKRRWLPGMVSGEVIASIGMTEPGAGSDLKAIRTSAVRDGDEYVINGQKTYITNGQNSDFVLLACVTEPGKGARGISMIIVEADRPGFERGRNLDKIGQKAADTSEMFFQDVRVPVSNLVGREGEGFTMMMRELPRERITIACRAQAEAQRAFDVTNAYVKERKMFGQALADFQNTQFTLADIKTNLEVGWAFLDQCIKKCAEGTLTPEEGAMAKLWTTENEGVMVDKCLQLFGGYGYMSEYPIARMFVDARVRRIYGGASEVMKLVIARSL
- a CDS encoding SDR family NAD(P)-dependent oxidoreductase, encoding MSDKKLLEGKVIVVTGAGRGIGRATALMLAEKGARVVVNDIGGNADGSGNDATPAQEVVNEIKAAGGDAVANFDSVTSWEGGQKIVQSAIDTFGRLDGVINNAGNLRDVIFHKMTEEDFDAVLAVHLKGTFNVSRAAAPIFREQGSGTFVNMTSTSGLIGNFGQANYAAAKMGIVGLSKSMALDMQRFGVTSNCIAPFAWSRLIGTIPTDDEAQKARVAKIQQMTPDKIATLAVSLCSDQAKNVTGQIFGVRNNEIFLFSQPRPFRAAHTSDGWTPETVLSRVLPAFEADFYPLSRSADVFSWDPF
- a CDS encoding LysR family transcriptional regulator; protein product: MAFNLNIDLRQLNTFLTVADTGSFSRASEKLFVAQPALSRQIRMLEEALNVDVFVRHGRGVVLTAAGELLYERARTLLQSLERTQADVTAVAGEVTGQVVLGLLPTVTHSFSGTIVEQYRKQFPQVHLAVRSAMSGTLQQMVMQHRANIAITYHHSNHKNLRYRPLIEERLYLISPTNTKVSNRSEITLEEVLDLPLVMPEEKHGLRVAMEKQAADRKKSLNLALEVSAWPMLTDMVRRGLGYTILSSAAVHDMTQRNEVVAVPIVSPEIKRTLSLVTPTDLPSSVATTKLAEIIMQQVAEQVKAGTWKGELLFNPKDIKQSASETGKAGNTSDVQEILE
- a CDS encoding acyl-CoA dehydrogenase family protein; this encodes MSLGEQTAALELADSSVNTVEPFVRRALKNLRVACTVNGKLDGKLLDDHQLGCYELAFCTAELGAARELCSYARKLGDVDHVATDTALAFTAEAVGSVLQRLVTRAADLGLDVVEVSALYGATAIRNMSARYGSAEFLAGIGTAVTERGSSRLPSLLSEDKEMVRDMFARFGADVVAPLAEEIHRKDLDIPDDILSQAAELGCFGISIPERFGGLQPDDHDDSLGMIVVTEELSKASLGAAGSLITRPEIAAKALLQGGTPAQQETWLPQIASGEKLCAIAITEPNYGSDVASLGLRATPVDGGWVLNGSKTWCTFAGKASLLLTMARTESDSALGHKGLSLFLVEKPPASGHEFSHRQPGGGVIQGKAIATLGYRGMHSYDVFFEDYFVPADRLIGEENGRGKGFYFTMAGFSGGRIQTAARATGVMQAAFEKALSYSRERKVFGSPVGDYQLTRVKLGRIMATLTASRQFSYAVARMMDDGAGQMEASLVKLFSCRAAEWVTREAMQIHGGMGYAEETAVSRYFVDARVLSIFEGAEETLALKVIARNLVSNA